A genomic stretch from Pararhizobium sp. IMCC21322 includes:
- a CDS encoding LysM peptidoglycan-binding domain-containing protein, translating into MKISDIKVGDTVWSFSGSSLIPAKVSRLYRNGTIEWVRLRWQERDETDTLVSRELVATPGHHFLDRFGNFRTIEEMIENGEATVILANGEEARVKAERIVYSEETAHLFEQAQSVTSVSSNLAVKPESVEGWQTYNFEVEELHTYIAGGVRVHNMSYNTTIQPGDTLSEIALKNGTTVAALLEDNEYIQDPNKIYAGNTLHITPGVRATYSSYGNAGNTYSIQSGDTLSEIAQRNGTTVAALMRDNRHITDPNKIYAGNRLYITPGGSVNSTYGNSSNGYNIQSGDTLSEIAQRNGTTVSALLRANPQISDPNRINAGDRISFGSTSSRTVNRGSTNSYSTSSDSGGPYSGQSWRDTSTGGTRVFNPSSRQFEDIGGSRAGQRSTNQTVGSGDSDSGGSDTKPVLMDLDGDGVNITPLQSSNFFYDTDGDGQKNRTAWAAAGDGVLVRDAGDDGIIELKEEIDFTSWAPSAKSDLEALRLAFDTNDDDKLSATDSEWSLFKVLVTNADGTTILKTLGELGITEIDLISNNQEITFEDGSKIVGSTTFTKSDGSTGIVGDVQLANDAAGYVVAETVTNNANGSTTIENVASRTDGTIAHKTTTTTSSDGNSRTIDFDDDGDGVLDRKQTEVRVVNGDGSVTKTLEDYDGSGTILTRRQITDTSADGKTVTVNRDTDGSGVNDQVETRVTGVDGTLTLTITNLNDDGTTNSEEVAITSADGLSKTVTVDSTGDGVVNATRVVSISVAVDGTRTETETDYAGDGVTAAHRVKTAVIVTNPDGSSRTVDTDLDGDGTTDISTISTILNNADGSRTTSDDVSNNDGSLRGKTLTLVSADGKTETASIDLDGDGIFDRVSADGTVENVDGSSTRSIIQSFANGQTASSSIETWSADNKTRTTNIDSDGDGAVDQVQTVEIIGTDSVETNSVYSADGTTLLSRSVATTSADGLTQLTQTDVNGDGTFDGSENVVKVINPDQSSTVTIENKSSDGSIISKTITTTSADGLSTTTEMYLNGEANPYQRQVSVTVLNVDDSITQTQTLFAGTNQIQVSRAVITTSADKLSQTVEGFLGTNAAPQSVVTSVTSIDGIVTETEFTYSPDGTMLLGKTVATLSADGLTQTTATDADGDGDIDETSIAVKSLNTDGTTTTTTINYAGTGTDVTDQTGRSVVTVSGNGLLITSQNDANGDGIFDEKNTDETVLNIDGSTTNTITTFNGDGTIQTGKVITTISDDGLETTTSTFVGTDSIPHLVATEVSVLGSDGSTTKTTSSYSADDTLISRQVATNSGDGLSSNISTDTNGDGVDDQVTVTNTNADGSVTEFTSIYDAGVLGSRTTRTVSGDGLSSTITTDLDGDGVTDQSSSELVTLNADGSRQTTTSNFNSDGSLRDRILITISADTLTTTTIWKGADDSTTKTETKSDVVNADGSSTQTVTTLKADGTLQDETISVTSADGTNARTTIDIDGDGTVDQTFVDTTHTDGTTTSSSMNGTVQSASGREFGADGGRYLSTSADGLVSTTQYDADGDGLAETQTIVAIVLNADGTSTSTTTRADLTGGNAGSATPVYTETVADITIVTTSADDRTVTTTWDVDGNGVAETSSTMQSILNSDGTTTDTTEYFEGTTLTSHFVTSTSADGQTVTTERDIDGSGTIDEVSTKTFSYESDGTVVELVTNTDSSGTLVSKKETTTSVDGQTVTVQCDPEGTGAYTESMTTRIVLRADGSSIVTRSAYDGTVLRDQSTNTTSADGYTTTIERDTDGDGYIDQTETITQFVDGSSETVISDFDGSGTLTSENIGLLSMDGLILNSENDENGDGIIDQTTSHTWHNAADGSSIEVLKVYRVSEEANNGTFSTISPELEREVKITTSADGLTQTSTVDVNGDGTVDETTIVAQGIDGSTVTTATANALARSVKTDPDEVKWASTIASGSPIIAAATTTTTSADGLTKTVESDFDGNGTYEHKQVWKSNIDGSQIATITDSNGSGSIIASGTIIVSADQRTTVLTRDKNNDGTIDGSEVTVREIDGNVIKTIIGSSGNETLTGGDGDQILIGGGGTDKLKGDDGTDTASYATSLAGLTANLTTRSANTGDASGDRYFSIENLIGTDFDDEMVGNSSDNEIQGGAGDDSLDGRAGNDTLLGGAGADHLIGDAGDDRLTGGAGADILDGGAGDDIAIYRASFESVSIDLESGLVSGGDAAGDVLTDIESLEGSGFDDTLSGDGSDNSIAGGFGDDILAGRGGADALDGGAGTDVAIYDGALSEYEVLRHGDIIRVTRLSDSSDVDELTNIETLRFADSDVDLASAFPDINPAAAQIWVGTSADGRFTTAVSSMNYALENGPEHGSVTINADGSYSLTAASDYSGSDSFTVRMTNANGLVELITIDVTVVTTEFAAGAETQVNTNTPGTQYSSHVAGLPGGGHVVVWRDNNGPDGSLASVRGQLYGADGSVLGSEFQVNTYGASLQIDSSVTGLLDGGFVVSWSSWVQDGSGYGIYGQRYDASGATIGSEFAINTSQTSKDQRYSSIASLSSGGFVVTWYNASGSSIRGRVFDSNGAETGSEFQVNTYNSDTQITPHVTGLADGGFVVIWKSNGQDGSSWGIFGQRYNAAGVTIGSEFAVNTGITSSSQREARIASLSGGGFVVTWYDASGSDGDGLSVRGRMFDANGAQTGSEFQVNTYSTNHQSQSTVTGLVDGGFVVSWASAGQDGSDYGIFGQRYDASGAVVGSEFQISDYTSGKQYLPSIAALPQGGFVVNWTSEGQDGSGYGIYRKVYTLKDEVLIGSSGFDLLVGGDGDGRLTGGDGIDNIDGGAGDDVLNGEGGNDILIGGDGRDEFHGGAGNDKLHIDDDDFDVNGLLNVDGGEGSDTLVFEGATDLTLDLSLYNMENMNSGSGDDTITTGDADAVLELGAGNDTAQAGSGNDEIHGEAGDDTLNGNLGNDTLIGGDGTDTLNGGDGDDRIVSDGQDTWIGGDGGWDTVVFETTSDISYSLAQGSFEEADGGSGNDTFWGTADDNILTMNDGDDTAFGYAGNDTIIGGAGADNLNGGDGDDRIVSDGQDTWIGGDGGWDTVVFETTSDISYSLAQGSFEEAEGGSGNDTFWGTADDNILTMNDGDDTAFGYAGNDTIIGGAGADNLNGGDGDDLIISDGLDSWISGGTGWDTVVFDTTVGVSYSLAQGSFEEVEGGSGNDTFWGTADDNILTMNDGDDTAFGYAGNDTIIGGAGADNLNGGDGDDLIISDGLDSWISGGTGWDTVVFDTTVDVSYSLAQGSFEEVEGGSGNDTFWGTADDNILTMNDGDDTAFGHAGNDTLNGGAGNDYLNGGDDSDTIDGGDGNDNILGADGNDTLIASQGVDDYEFARGEGQDAYIGSDTAGMSDDDVFSFTDGISKEELWFSRSIEDLEITIVGSTDKVTLQDWFSSNLSSDTPEYTIDEIWAGSEKLESTDINSLISAMAAFTPDDGNGNGGVTSTNLPQSLQLAVDAAWA; encoded by the coding sequence ATGAAAATTTCTGATATTAAAGTCGGCGATACTGTTTGGTCTTTTTCTGGTTCGAGTCTGATCCCGGCTAAAGTGTCCCGTCTTTATCGCAACGGTACAATAGAGTGGGTCAGGCTGAGGTGGCAGGAGCGGGACGAAACTGATACGCTTGTTAGTCGTGAGCTTGTTGCCACTCCCGGTCACCATTTCCTTGACCGTTTCGGCAATTTCCGAACCATAGAAGAGATGATCGAAAACGGTGAAGCCACCGTTATTCTTGCAAATGGCGAAGAAGCGCGAGTAAAAGCTGAGCGCATAGTGTATTCTGAAGAGACTGCGCATCTATTTGAGCAGGCCCAGTCCGTTACATCCGTTTCCAGTAATTTGGCCGTGAAGCCAGAATCTGTTGAGGGTTGGCAAACCTACAATTTCGAAGTTGAAGAACTCCACACCTACATCGCGGGAGGTGTGCGTGTTCATAATATGTCTTACAACACAACTATTCAACCTGGTGACACGCTTTCTGAAATCGCATTGAAAAATGGGACAACGGTGGCCGCTCTGTTGGAGGACAATGAATATATTCAGGATCCAAACAAGATTTATGCCGGAAACACGCTGCATATCACGCCCGGAGTCCGCGCAACCTATTCCTCTTATGGCAACGCTGGAAATACTTATAGTATCCAGAGCGGTGACACGCTGTCTGAAATTGCGCAGAGAAACGGAACCACCGTTGCCGCACTGATGCGAGACAACCGCCATATTACGGATCCAAACAAGATATATGCGGGTAACCGACTATACATTACGCCGGGGGGAAGCGTTAACTCCACCTATGGCAATAGCTCTAATGGTTACAACATTCAGAGCGGCGACACGCTGTCTGAAATCGCACAAAGAAACGGAACAACAGTAAGTGCATTGCTACGGGCTAATCCGCAGATTTCCGACCCCAACAGAATTAATGCGGGCGATAGGATTTCTTTTGGATCAACATCTTCTCGTACAGTCAATCGTGGTTCGACAAATTCATATAGCACCAGCTCAGACAGCGGCGGGCCTTATTCCGGGCAGTCTTGGCGCGATACATCGACTGGTGGAACACGTGTATTCAATCCTTCTTCACGCCAGTTCGAAGACATAGGTGGCAGCAGGGCTGGTCAACGTTCAACAAACCAGACCGTAGGCAGCGGTGACAGTGACAGTGGCGGTAGTGATACCAAGCCTGTTTTGATGGATCTTGACGGTGACGGGGTCAACATCACGCCGCTTCAATCGTCGAATTTCTTCTATGACACTGATGGTGATGGACAGAAAAACCGGACGGCGTGGGCGGCGGCTGGTGACGGTGTGCTGGTGCGTGATGCGGGCGATGACGGTATTATTGAACTCAAGGAAGAAATTGACTTCACGTCCTGGGCGCCCTCCGCCAAAAGTGACCTGGAAGCCCTACGGCTGGCATTTGATACGAATGATGACGACAAGCTGAGTGCGACAGATTCCGAATGGTCTCTGTTTAAGGTGCTTGTAACGAATGCAGATGGAACAACAATCCTCAAGACGCTTGGTGAACTCGGCATTACCGAGATTGACCTGATCAGCAACAATCAGGAAATCACGTTTGAGGATGGTTCCAAAATTGTTGGCTCAACCACTTTTACGAAAAGCGATGGCAGTACGGGTATTGTCGGTGATGTGCAATTGGCGAATGACGCGGCGGGTTATGTTGTCGCTGAAACCGTGACCAACAATGCTAATGGGTCAACGACGATTGAGAATGTAGCGTCACGTACAGATGGAACCATTGCTCATAAAACGACAACCACGACCAGTTCGGATGGTAACAGCCGTACAATAGATTTCGATGATGATGGTGATGGTGTTCTGGACCGCAAGCAGACAGAAGTGCGTGTGGTGAATGGCGATGGGTCTGTTACCAAAACGCTGGAAGATTATGATGGCAGCGGCACGATTCTGACGCGCCGACAGATCACCGACACAAGTGCAGATGGCAAGACGGTTACGGTCAACCGTGACACTGATGGATCAGGGGTTAATGATCAGGTTGAAACCCGTGTCACCGGTGTTGATGGCACTCTTACCCTGACTATCACCAATTTGAACGATGATGGCACAACAAACAGTGAAGAGGTCGCCATCACGAGTGCCGATGGCTTGAGCAAAACCGTTACGGTTGATTCAACAGGCGATGGGGTTGTAAACGCCACACGGGTTGTCTCTATCTCCGTTGCCGTTGATGGCACACGCACCGAGACAGAAACAGACTATGCGGGCGACGGTGTAACGGCAGCGCATCGTGTCAAGACAGCTGTGATCGTAACCAATCCCGATGGCAGCAGCAGAACAGTGGATACTGATCTGGACGGCGATGGCACCACTGACATCTCGACCATCAGCACCATTTTAAATAATGCGGATGGGAGTAGAACAACTTCAGACGATGTGTCGAACAATGATGGGTCACTGCGCGGCAAGACATTAACACTTGTGAGTGCGGATGGTAAAACCGAGACAGCAAGCATTGATCTGGACGGCGACGGTATTTTTGACCGGGTCAGTGCTGATGGCACAGTGGAGAATGTGGATGGTTCCAGCACACGCTCCATTATTCAGAGCTTTGCAAATGGGCAGACGGCCAGCAGTTCGATTGAGACATGGAGCGCTGACAACAAAACCCGCACAACAAATATCGATAGTGATGGTGATGGTGCAGTTGATCAGGTTCAGACGGTTGAGATTATTGGCACGGATTCTGTTGAAACCAATTCGGTTTATTCGGCTGACGGGACGACGCTGTTGTCCCGGTCTGTTGCAACCACCAGTGCGGATGGCCTGACGCAACTGACTCAGACTGATGTGAATGGCGACGGAACCTTTGATGGATCTGAGAATGTGGTCAAAGTCATCAATCCTGATCAATCCTCAACTGTGACGATTGAGAACAAAAGCAGTGATGGGTCGATTATCAGTAAAACCATTACCACGACAAGTGCAGACGGCCTCTCCACAACAACCGAAATGTATCTGAACGGTGAAGCCAATCCTTATCAGCGTCAAGTCAGCGTTACGGTGTTAAATGTCGATGACTCAATTACCCAAACACAGACACTGTTTGCCGGAACCAACCAGATTCAGGTTTCACGGGCTGTTATCACAACCAGTGCCGACAAACTGTCTCAGACCGTTGAAGGGTTTTTGGGCACGAACGCAGCGCCGCAATCTGTTGTGACCAGTGTAACTTCCATCGATGGGATCGTTACGGAAACGGAGTTCACATATTCTCCTGATGGTACAATGTTGCTTGGCAAAACCGTTGCGACACTCAGTGCAGATGGCCTGACACAAACCACCGCCACGGATGCAGATGGTGACGGAGATATTGATGAAACCAGCATCGCTGTAAAATCTCTTAACACTGATGGAACCACCACCACCACCACAATCAACTATGCGGGTACCGGGACAGATGTAACTGATCAGACCGGGCGGTCTGTTGTGACCGTGAGCGGCAATGGTCTGTTGATCACGTCACAGAACGACGCCAATGGTGATGGAATTTTTGACGAGAAAAACACCGACGAAACTGTTCTGAACATTGACGGGTCCACGACAAATACCATTACCACCTTCAATGGTGATGGCACTATACAGACCGGTAAAGTCATCACCACAATCAGCGATGACGGCCTTGAGACGACGACTTCGACCTTTGTGGGCACTGACAGCATCCCACATCTGGTAGCAACGGAAGTCAGTGTTCTTGGCTCGGATGGTTCAACGACCAAAACCACGTCATCCTATAGCGCCGATGACACATTGATATCTCGGCAGGTTGCGACGAATAGCGGCGATGGGCTGAGTTCCAACATAAGCACAGATACAAACGGCGACGGTGTTGATGATCAGGTCACTGTCACAAACACGAATGCCGATGGTTCTGTCACTGAATTCACGTCAATCTATGATGCGGGTGTTCTGGGCTCCCGAACAACACGCACAGTCAGCGGGGACGGCCTAAGCTCAACAATAACCACTGATCTGGATGGAGATGGTGTCACTGATCAGTCATCAAGCGAGTTGGTGACGCTGAATGCAGACGGATCCCGGCAGACAACCACGTCCAACTTCAATTCCGATGGGTCCCTGCGGGATCGGATATTGATCACAATCAGTGCTGATACTTTGACGACGACGACAATCTGGAAGGGGGCGGATGACAGCACAACAAAGACGGAAACAAAGTCAGATGTTGTAAACGCAGACGGTTCCTCAACACAGACCGTTACAACTTTGAAGGCTGATGGGACGCTGCAGGACGAGACAATTTCCGTCACGAGTGCTGATGGAACAAATGCCCGGACAACCATCGATATTGATGGCGACGGGACCGTAGATCAGACCTTCGTTGATACAACACATACGGACGGGACAACAACGAGTTCCAGCATGAATGGAACCGTTCAGTCAGCCTCAGGGCGCGAGTTTGGGGCCGATGGTGGGCGATATCTTTCAACCAGCGCAGACGGACTTGTTTCGACAACGCAGTATGACGCGGATGGCGACGGCCTGGCGGAAACTCAGACAATTGTTGCAATTGTACTCAATGCAGATGGCACCAGTACAAGCACAACAACTCGAGCCGATTTGACTGGTGGCAATGCCGGCTCTGCCACGCCGGTTTATACAGAAACGGTGGCTGATATCACTATCGTCACCACCAGCGCTGACGACAGAACTGTCACGACAACCTGGGATGTTGACGGCAATGGTGTTGCAGAGACCAGCAGCACCATGCAATCCATTTTGAATAGTGACGGCACCACCACAGATACAACAGAGTATTTTGAAGGCACAACGCTCACGTCACACTTCGTTACGAGCACAAGTGCAGATGGTCAGACGGTCACGACTGAGCGCGATATAGACGGGTCCGGTACGATTGATGAGGTGTCTACAAAAACGTTCAGCTATGAATCTGACGGCACAGTGGTTGAGCTTGTCACCAACACTGATTCAAGCGGCACCTTGGTTTCGAAGAAGGAAACAACCACAAGTGTAGATGGGCAGACTGTAACTGTACAATGCGACCCGGAAGGGACAGGGGCATACACTGAATCCATGACTACAAGGATTGTACTCCGGGCAGATGGATCCAGCATCGTCACACGGTCCGCTTACGATGGAACAGTTTTGCGCGATCAAAGTACAAACACCACCAGCGCTGATGGTTACACGACAACAATTGAACGTGACACAGATGGCGATGGTTACATTGACCAAACAGAAACAATTACGCAATTCGTTGATGGGAGTTCTGAAACTGTCATCTCAGATTTTGATGGGTCAGGAACACTTACGAGCGAGAATATAGGCCTCTTGTCCATGGACGGCCTGATCCTCAACTCGGAAAACGATGAAAACGGCGATGGAATCATTGATCAGACCACATCGCATACCTGGCATAATGCAGCTGATGGCTCTTCCATAGAGGTTCTGAAGGTTTACAGAGTCAGTGAGGAAGCGAACAACGGAACGTTTTCGACTATTTCACCTGAGCTTGAACGCGAAGTTAAGATCACCACAAGCGCGGATGGCCTGACTCAAACCTCTACCGTTGATGTCAATGGCGATGGTACCGTGGATGAAACGACAATAGTGGCACAAGGTATTGATGGATCAACAGTTACTACAGCCACTGCAAATGCTTTAGCGCGATCGGTAAAAACTGATCCAGATGAGGTCAAATGGGCCTCTACCATTGCATCGGGTAGCCCAATAATAGCTGCCGCCACGACCACTACGACAAGTGCAGATGGTTTGACAAAAACCGTTGAATCCGACTTCGACGGCAACGGCACCTATGAGCACAAGCAGGTCTGGAAAAGCAATATTGACGGTTCCCAGATAGCCACCATTACTGACTCGAATGGAAGCGGTAGCATTATTGCCTCGGGCACAATTATAGTCTCGGCAGATCAGCGCACGACTGTTCTGACCAGAGACAAGAACAACGATGGCACCATCGATGGTAGTGAAGTGACTGTCAGAGAAATCGATGGAAATGTGATCAAGACAATCATAGGTAGTTCAGGCAACGAAACGCTTACTGGTGGAGACGGAGATCAAATTCTGATTGGTGGTGGCGGAACTGATAAACTCAAGGGCGACGACGGAACAGACACGGCCAGTTATGCGACGTCTTTGGCTGGGCTTACCGCTAATTTGACTACCAGATCAGCTAACACTGGTGATGCTTCGGGTGACAGATACTTTTCAATTGAAAATCTTATCGGTACCGACTTTGATGACGAAATGGTCGGCAATTCCAGCGACAACGAAATTCAAGGTGGCGCCGGGGACGATTCCCTTGACGGTCGTGCCGGCAACGATACTCTTTTGGGTGGTGCGGGGGCCGATCATTTAATTGGTGACGCTGGGGATGATCGCCTAACTGGCGGAGCAGGGGCCGATATTCTTGATGGTGGTGCTGGTGACGATATAGCCATTTACAGGGCCTCATTTGAGAGCGTATCCATTGATCTTGAGTCTGGACTTGTATCCGGTGGAGATGCTGCCGGTGATGTTTTGACGGATATTGAATCACTGGAAGGGTCAGGGTTTGATGACACGCTTTCCGGTGATGGCAGTGACAACAGTATCGCTGGTGGTTTTGGTGATGATATTCTCGCAGGCCGTGGCGGGGCTGATGCGCTGGATGGCGGAGCGGGTACAGACGTTGCTATTTATGATGGGGCTTTGTCAGAGTATGAAGTCCTTCGCCATGGCGATATAATCCGTGTAACGCGCCTGTCTGATAGCTCCGATGTCGACGAGTTGACGAATATCGAGACGTTACGATTTGCTGACAGTGATGTTGATCTGGCATCTGCGTTCCCCGATATTAACCCTGCCGCAGCGCAAATATGGGTTGGCACATCAGCCGACGGGCGTTTTACAACTGCCGTGTCTAGCATGAACTATGCGCTTGAGAATGGCCCTGAACATGGCTCTGTTACTATCAATGCAGATGGTAGCTACAGCCTGACGGCGGCTTCTGATTACAGCGGGTCTGACAGCTTTACGGTGAGGATGACAAATGCAAATGGCTTGGTCGAGCTGATCACCATTGACGTAACGGTTGTAACCACCGAGTTTGCTGCCGGTGCTGAGACACAGGTGAATACCAACACACCCGGTACTCAATATTCGAGTCACGTGGCGGGCCTTCCAGGTGGTGGCCATGTAGTTGTATGGCGGGACAACAATGGTCCGGATGGCAGTCTAGCTTCGGTTCGCGGCCAGCTTTATGGGGCTGACGGGTCTGTCCTTGGTTCTGAGTTCCAGGTCAACACATATGGTGCGAGCCTTCAGATTGATTCATCTGTCACCGGTCTTTTAGATGGTGGTTTTGTGGTCAGCTGGTCATCGTGGGTTCAGGACGGTTCTGGCTACGGCATTTATGGCCAGCGCTATGATGCTTCTGGGGCTACTATAGGGTCAGAGTTCGCAATCAACACCAGTCAAACCTCAAAGGACCAGAGGTATTCAAGTATCGCCTCCCTTTCTAGCGGTGGCTTTGTTGTAACATGGTATAATGCTAGTGGGTCATCTATTCGTGGTCGTGTGTTTGATTCCAATGGTGCGGAGACCGGCTCTGAGTTCCAGGTCAACACATATAATTCAGACACGCAGATTACGCCTCATGTTACGGGTTTGGCGGATGGCGGTTTTGTGGTGATCTGGAAATCCAATGGTCAAGACGGTTCTTCTTGGGGGATTTTTGGTCAGCGCTATAATGCCGCCGGGGTAACAATTGGGTCAGAGTTCGCTGTAAACACCGGTATAACCTCATCCAGCCAGAGAGAGGCGCGTATCGCTTCTCTGTCTGGTGGTGGTTTTGTTGTGACGTGGTATGATGCCAGTGGCTCAGATGGCGATGGGCTATCGGTTCGTGGCCGGATGTTTGATGCCAATGGTGCGCAGACTGGCTCAGAGTTTCAGGTTAATACCTACAGTACAAACCACCAGTCTCAGTCCACTGTTACGGGTCTGGTTGATGGTGGCTTTGTGGTCAGCTGGGCATCCGCTGGTCAGGACGGTTCCGACTATGGGATCTTTGGTCAGCGTTATGATGCCTCTGGTGCTGTTGTTGGCTCTGAGTTCCAGATCAGTGACTACACGTCAGGCAAGCAGTACCTGCCGTCTATAGCAGCGTTACCGCAAGGCGGTTTTGTGGTCAACTGGACATCCGAAGGTCAGGACGGTTCTGGTTATGGGATTTACCGCAAAGTCTACACCCTCAAAGATGAGGTGCTAATTGGCAGTTCGGGCTTCGACCTTTTGGTTGGTGGTGATGGCGATGGCCGGTTAACTGGTGGTGACGGAATAGATAATATTGATGGGGGAGCGGGCGATGATGTACTGAACGGTGAGGGCGGCAACGACATACTGATAGGGGGAGACGGTCGTGACGAATTTCACGGCGGTGCAGGTAATGATAAACTTCACATCGACGATGACGATTTTGATGTAAATGGATTGCTTAATGTTGACGGTGGAGAGGGTTCCGACACTCTGGTCTTTGAAGGCGCAACGGATCTCACTCTGGATTTGTCGCTCTACAACATGGAAAACATGAACTCCGGTTCCGGAGACGACACGATAACTACCGGCGATGCAGATGCCGTTCTTGAGCTTGGTGCTGGGAATGACACCGCACAAGCGGGAAGCGGGAATGACGAAATCCACGGTGAAGCGGGCGACGACACCCTCAACGGAAATCTCGGCAATGACACGCTGATTGGTGGCGATGGCACCGATACTCTGAATGGCGGCGATGGCGACGATCGGATTGTCTCGGACGGCCAAGACACATGGATAGGTGGCGATGGCGGCTGGGATACGGTTGTGTTTGAAACGACATCCGACATTTCCTATTCGCTCGCGCAGGGTAGTTTTGAAGAAGCTGACGGTGGCTCGGGTAATGACACGTTCTGGGGCACAGCCGACGACAATATTTTGACCATGAATGATGGCGATGATACAGCCTTCGGCTACGCCGGGAATGACACCATCATTGGCGGGGCCGGTGCAGACAATCTGAATGGTGGCGATGGCGACGATCGGATTGTCTCGGACGGCCAAGACACATGGATAGGTGGCGATGGCGGCTGGGATACGGTTGTGTTTGAAACGACATCCGACATTTCCTATTCGCTCGCGCAGGGTAGTTTTGAAGAAGCTGAAGGTGGCTCGGGCAATGACACGTTCTGGGGCACAGCCGACGACAATATTTTGACCATGAATGATGGCGATGATACAGCCTTCGGCTACGCCGGGAATGACACCATCATTGGCGGGGCCGGTGCAGACAATCTGAATGGTGGCGATGGTGATGACCTGATCATTTCAGATGGCCTGGACAGCTGGATCAGTGGTGGCACTGGCTGGGATACGGTTGTATTCGATACCACGGTCGGCGTTTCCTATTCGCTCGCGCAGGGTAGTTTTGAAGAAGTTGAAGGTGGCTCCGGCAATGACACGTTCTGGGGCACAGCCGACGACAATATTTTGACCATGAATGATGGCGATGATACAGCCTTCGGCTACGCCGGGAATGACACCATCATTGGCGGGGCCGGTGCAGACAATCTGAATGGTGGCGATGGTGATGACCTGATCATTTCAGATGGCCTGGACAGCTGGATCAGTGGTGGCACTGGCTGGGATACGGTTGTATTCGATACCACGGTCGACGTTTCCTATTCGCTCGCGCAGGGTAGTTTTGAAGAAGTTGAAGGTGGCTCCGGCAATGACACGTTCTGGGGCACAGCCGATGACAACATTTTGACCATGAATGATGGCGATGACACAGCCTTCGGCCACGCGGGGAATGACACCCTCAACGGTGGTGCAGGTAATGATTATCTCAATGGTGGTGATGACAGTGATACCATCGACGGTGGCGACGGCAATGACAATATATTGGGCGCTGACGGCAACGATACACTCATCGCAAGTCAAGGTGTTGATGATTACGAGTTCGCCCGCGGTGAAGGTCAGGATGCCTATATCGGAAGCGACACAGCTGGCATGTCGGATGATGATGTGTTTTCCTTCACCGATGGAATATCGAAGGAAGAACTTTGGTTTTCCCGCTCCATTGAAGATCTTGAGATCACAATTGTTGGGTCAACAGACAAGGTCACCCTGCAGGACTGGTTCAGCAGCAATTTGTCCTCAGACACACCTGAGTACACTATTGATGAAATCTGGGCCGGGTCCGAAAAACTGGAATCCACGGATATCAACTCATTGATTTCGGCAATGGCGGCCTTCACGCCAGATGACGGAAATGGAAACGGGGGCGTTACGTCGACCAATTTACCGCAATCATTGCAATTGGCAGTGGACGCGGCCTGGGCATAA